One window from the genome of Paracoccus zhejiangensis encodes:
- a CDS encoding LacI family DNA-binding transcriptional regulator — MTVEKVTSQDVARLAGVSQSAVSRVFTPGASVSPAMAEKVRAAADQLGYRPNVLARSLITGRSRIIGLVVAYLENQFYPVAIERLSRALQADGYHILIFMAENSDSQVAEVMQELIDYQVDGIITASVAMTNDLTARCGAAGIPVVMFNRGQDGTTHSSVTSANVAGGVKVAEFLLAGGHRRIAHIAGWEGSSTGRDRRRGFLDTLTAAGQQPVAVIDGMYAREAAAEAARQMMALTEPPDAIFVGNDHMAFAVMDVLRFELGLRIPEDVSIVGYDDVPLAEWPAYNLTTVRQPVNRMVQATVETILGKIEDPARQAEKIEIDGPLILRGSARIPEGWI; from the coding sequence ATGACGGTGGAAAAGGTAACTTCGCAAGATGTGGCGCGGCTGGCCGGGGTCAGCCAGTCGGCGGTCAGCCGGGTCTTTACCCCCGGGGCCTCGGTCTCGCCCGCCATGGCGGAAAAGGTGCGGGCGGCGGCGGATCAGCTGGGCTATCGCCCGAATGTGCTGGCGCGCTCGCTGATCACCGGGCGCTCGCGGATCATCGGGCTTGTGGTGGCCTATCTGGAAAACCAGTTCTACCCGGTTGCGATCGAGCGCCTGTCGCGCGCGCTGCAGGCCGATGGCTATCACATCCTGATCTTCATGGCCGAGAACTCGGACAGCCAGGTGGCCGAGGTGATGCAGGAGCTGATCGACTACCAGGTCGATGGCATCATCACCGCCTCGGTCGCCATGACCAATGACCTGACCGCGCGCTGCGGCGCCGCCGGCATTCCGGTTGTGATGTTCAACCGGGGGCAGGACGGAACCACCCATTCCTCGGTCACCTCGGCCAATGTCGCGGGCGGGGTGAAGGTAGCCGAGTTCCTGCTGGCCGGCGGGCATCGCCGCATCGCCCATATCGCCGGATGGGAGGGATCATCCACGGGGCGCGACCGTCGGCGCGGGTTCCTCGACACGCTGACCGCCGCCGGGCAACAGCCCGTCGCGGTGATTGACGGCATGTATGCGCGCGAGGCTGCCGCCGAGGCGGCGCGGCAGATGATGGCGCTGACTGAACCGCCCGACGCGATCTTCGTCGGCAATGACCACATGGCTTTCGCCGTCATGGATGTGCTGCGGTTCGAGCTGGGCCTGCGCATCCCGGAAGACGTTTCCATCGTCGGCTATGACGATGTGCCGCTGGCGGAGTGGCCGGCCTACAACCTGACCACGGTGCGCCAGCCAGTCAACCGCATGGTTCAGGCCACGGTCGAGACCATCCTTGGCAAGATCGAGGACCCGGCGCGGCAGGCGGAAAAGATCGAGATCGACGGGCCGCTGATCCTGCGCGGCTCGGCCCGGATACCGGAAGGATGGATATGA
- a CDS encoding SDR family NAD(P)-dependent oxidoreductase has translation MSLPVSPTFRLDGRRALVTGASSGIGAACAAALAGQGAHVVCAARGVEKLQAVVDELTARGQSASALALDVADPAAMAATLEAEPGFDVVVNSAGLARHSPALETRPEDFDAVVGVNLRGAYFLSAAVARKMIAARKGGSIIHISSQMGHVGGTDRALYCATKHGLEGMLKSMALEWGRDRVRINSVCPTFIRTPLTEATFANPERVRWIEEKIKLGRVGEVEDIMGAVIYLASDASALVTGSALMVDGGWTAD, from the coding sequence ATGAGCCTGCCCGTTTCCCCCACCTTCCGCCTTGATGGCCGCCGGGCCCTGGTCACGGGTGCCTCGTCCGGCATCGGTGCCGCCTGCGCGGCGGCGCTGGCCGGGCAGGGGGCGCATGTGGTCTGTGCCGCGCGGGGCGTCGAGAAGCTGCAGGCGGTGGTGGACGAGCTGACCGCGCGGGGCCAAAGCGCCAGTGCGCTGGCGCTGGATGTGGCCGACCCCGCTGCCATGGCCGCAACGCTCGAGGCGGAACCGGGCTTTGACGTGGTGGTGAACTCGGCCGGGCTGGCGCGGCATTCGCCGGCGCTCGAAACACGACCCGAGGATTTCGACGCGGTGGTCGGGGTCAATCTGCGCGGCGCCTATTTCCTCTCGGCGGCTGTTGCCCGCAAGATGATCGCAGCGAGGAAGGGCGGCTCGATCATCCATATTTCCAGCCAGATGGGCCATGTCGGCGGCACCGACCGGGCGCTTTACTGCGCCACCAAGCACGGGCTGGAGGGGATGCTGAAGTCGATGGCGCTGGAATGGGGCCGCGACCGGGTGCGGATCAACAGCGTCTGCCCGACCTTCATCCGCACGCCCTTGACCGAGGCGACCTTCGCCAACCCCGAGCGCGTCCGCTGGATCGAGGAGAAGATCAAGCTGGGCCGCGTCGGCGAGGTCGAGGACATCATGGGCGCGGTGATCTATCTGGCCTCGGATGCCTCGGCCTTGGTAACAGGTTCGGCGCTGATGGTTGACGGAGGTTGGACGGCGGACTGA
- the hisD gene encoding histidinol dehydrogenase, giving the protein MAIQHLKSGKPAEARAEDDARVSATVEATLKDIETRGDAAIRDLSVTFDKYDPPSFRLSPSEIEAAMQQVSTRDMEDIRFAQTQIRRFAEAQRASLQDIEVETLPGVVLGHRNIPVQSVGCYVPGGKFPMVASAHMSVLTASVAGVPRIVSAAPPVNGAPHPAIVAAQHLGGAHEIYVLGGMQAVGAMAIGTETIEPVHMLVGPGNAFVAEAKRQLYGRVGIDLFAGPTETMVIADDTVDAELCATDLLGQAEHGYNSPACLITNSRKLAEETLAEIDRLLDLLPTRETALASWRDYGDVYLCDSHDEMLQLANDLAYEHVQVMTDRDDWYLEKMHSYGALFLGPRTNVANGDKVIGTNHTLPTKKAGRYTGGLWVGKFLKTHSYQRVTTDEAATLVGEYGSRLCLLEGFVGHAEQCNIRVRRYGGINVPYGAPAPYRDAAE; this is encoded by the coding sequence ATGGCAATTCAACATCTGAAATCCGGCAAGCCGGCCGAGGCGCGGGCCGAGGATGATGCCCGCGTCAGCGCGACGGTCGAGGCGACGCTGAAGGATATCGAGACGCGGGGTGATGCCGCCATCCGCGATTTGTCGGTGACCTTTGACAAATACGATCCGCCCTCGTTCCGCCTGTCGCCGTCCGAGATCGAGGCCGCCATGCAGCAGGTCAGCACGCGGGACATGGAGGATATCCGCTTCGCCCAGACCCAGATCCGCCGCTTTGCCGAGGCGCAGAGGGCATCCTTGCAGGATATCGAGGTCGAGACCCTGCCGGGCGTGGTGCTGGGTCATCGCAATATCCCGGTGCAATCGGTCGGCTGCTACGTGCCGGGCGGCAAGTTCCCGATGGTCGCCTCGGCGCATATGTCGGTGCTGACCGCCTCGGTCGCCGGCGTGCCGCGCATCGTCTCGGCGGCGCCGCCGGTCAATGGTGCACCGCATCCGGCCATCGTTGCCGCCCAGCATCTGGGCGGGGCGCATGAGATCTATGTTCTCGGCGGGATGCAGGCGGTCGGCGCCATGGCCATCGGCACCGAGACGATCGAGCCGGTGCACATGCTGGTTGGCCCCGGCAATGCCTTCGTCGCCGAGGCCAAGCGCCAGCTTTACGGCCGCGTCGGCATCGACCTTTTCGCCGGCCCGACCGAGACCATGGTGATCGCCGATGACACTGTGGATGCGGAACTGTGCGCCACCGATCTCTTGGGTCAGGCCGAGCATGGCTATAACTCGCCCGCCTGCCTCATCACCAACAGCCGCAAGCTGGCCGAGGAGACGCTGGCCGAGATAGACCGGCTTCTGGACCTTCTGCCCACGCGCGAGACGGCGCTGGCCTCGTGGCGCGATTACGGCGATGTCTATCTGTGCGACAGCCATGACGAGATGCTGCAGCTGGCCAATGATCTGGCCTATGAGCATGTGCAGGTGATGACCGACCGCGACGACTGGTATCTGGAGAAGATGCACAGCTATGGCGCGCTGTTCCTTGGCCCGCGCACCAATGTCGCCAATGGTGACAAGGTGATCGGCACCAACCACACCCTGCCGACCAAGAAGGCCGGGCGCTATACCGGCGGTTTGTGGGTCGGCAAGTTCCTGAAGACCCACAGCTATCAGCGGGTGACGACCGACGAGGCGGCGACGCTGGTGGGCGAATATGGTTCGCGCCTGTGCCTCTTGGAAGGTTTCGTCGGCCATGCCGAGCAATGCAATATCCGGGTGCGCCGCTATGGCGGGATCAATGTCCCCTATGGCGCACCGGCCCCCTATCGCGATGCGGCCGAGTAG